In uncultured Bacteroides sp., the following proteins share a genomic window:
- a CDS encoding DUF4440 domain-containing protein, whose translation METNNWYKNEEEKQLAQHLIDLEEAALKKWFNADSSGYRDLWSKRSFSYYDALVKKRIDSHEEVMKYFEGRIDGKLYADKYDVIDPRVQIGGDMALLTYQLFAESNILNVKYNCIELYQKEEDGWHVVHSTWSIYRPMEMDFSAMKDIV comes from the coding sequence ATGGAAACAAACAATTGGTACAAGAATGAAGAAGAAAAGCAGTTGGCTCAGCATCTGATTGATCTCGAAGAAGCAGCCCTGAAAAAATGGTTTAATGCCGACAGCTCTGGCTATCGCGATCTTTGGTCAAAGCGCAGCTTCAGTTATTATGATGCTCTGGTCAAGAAACGCATCGACAGCCACGAAGAGGTGATGAAGTATTTCGAGGGTCGTATCGATGGCAAGCTGTATGCCGACAAGTACGATGTCATTGATCCTCGTGTTCAGATAGGTGGTGATATGGCGCTGCTGACCTATCAGCTCTTTGCTGAGAGCAACATCCTCAACGTGAAGTACAACTGCATAGAACTCTACCAGAAGGAGGAAGACGGATGGCATGTTGTTCATTCTACATGGTCGATCTATCGTCCGATGGAGATGGACTTCAGTGCAATGAAAGATATTGTATAA
- a CDS encoding radical SAM mobile pair protein B produces MIIKDIEVNSVLSKSNLPVSDYSVNPYVGCPHACKYCYASFMKRFTNHAEPWGEFLDVKQWPAIKNPEKYRGKELFLCSVTDPYNPMEETYKRTRTLLQQMKGSGASLSIATKSDLVIRDLDLIKTFPNARVSFSINTLDEQFKDDMDKAVSIERRLNAMKVFHDAGVRTTCFISPIFPGITNVEEIIERTKDQCNLVWLENLNLRGSYKSVILDYIKERYPHLVPLYDEIYLKKRRHYWVNLDMELRAYAKGNGLEYVRDDDSMHLPFNAKPIIVNYFYHEEVKKSAKRNNCPE; encoded by the coding sequence ATGATTATCAAGGATATCGAAGTTAACAGCGTTCTGTCCAAGTCGAACCTACCAGTGAGTGACTATTCCGTCAACCCATACGTAGGCTGTCCTCATGCCTGCAAGTATTGCTATGCCAGTTTCATGAAGCGCTTCACCAATCATGCTGAGCCTTGGGGTGAGTTCCTCGACGTGAAGCAGTGGCCTGCCATCAAGAATCCAGAGAAGTATCGTGGCAAGGAACTGTTTCTCTGCAGCGTGACCGACCCTTATAACCCGATGGAAGAAACCTATAAGCGTACGCGTACATTATTGCAACAGATGAAAGGCAGCGGCGCTAGTCTGTCGATAGCCACGAAGTCAGATCTGGTTATCCGAGACCTCGACCTCATTAAGACATTCCCCAATGCCCGTGTCAGCTTCTCCATCAACACACTTGACGAGCAGTTCAAGGACGACATGGACAAGGCTGTGAGCATTGAGCGTCGATTGAATGCCATGAAGGTGTTCCATGATGCCGGTGTACGAACCACCTGCTTCATATCGCCTATCTTCCCTGGCATAACGAATGTGGAGGAAATCATCGAAAGAACTAAGGATCAGTGCAATCTGGTATGGCTTGAGAACCTTAACCTTCGTGGCAGCTACAAGTCAGTGATTCTCGATTATATCAAGGAGAGATATCCCCATCTTGTGCCACTCTATGATGAAATATATCTCAAGAAGCGTCGCCACTATTGGGTAAATCTAGACATGGAGTTGCGTGCCTACGCCAAAGGCAACGGACTGGAATACGTGCGTGATGACGACAGCATGCACCTTCCTTTCAATGCCAAGCCTATCATCGTGAACTACTTCTATCATGAGGAGGTGAAGAAAAGTGCAAAGCGAAATAATTGTCCCGAATAG
- a CDS encoding helix-turn-helix transcriptional regulator, with the protein MKKIPIYNYYRHKYGQELLVDMIDVDKMKPDIKKTPVYITTFYSIIIFTEGDEEIAVNEHTVNAHPGVVVCSRPGEMWKWNPDTELKGLHLLFEEEFLLSFFNDPLFLSKFPYLQANRPSPFLLPSTVLCKRITQLYKDIREEINSPASEKDQHMLRAMLYETLMLFNRVPRLSSSSMPMDELPMIRYVAQFQQLVEHDFRDQHDVEYYADKLCITSNYLNKVVKQTLGMTTKQFILSRIMTEAKRMLDYTSLSVAEISQQLNFDTSTYFVRLFHRVEGVTPSQYRDKNYF; encoded by the coding sequence ATGAAGAAGATACCTATATATAATTATTACAGGCATAAGTACGGACAGGAACTGCTCGTAGACATGATTGATGTCGACAAGATGAAACCAGACATCAAGAAGACGCCTGTGTACATCACCACCTTCTACAGCATCATCATCTTCACCGAAGGGGATGAGGAGATTGCCGTGAATGAGCATACGGTGAACGCTCATCCGGGAGTTGTAGTATGTTCGCGTCCTGGCGAGATGTGGAAATGGAACCCCGACACTGAGCTTAAGGGACTGCATCTGCTCTTCGAGGAGGAGTTCCTGCTCTCATTCTTCAACGACCCGTTGTTCCTGAGCAAGTTCCCTTATCTGCAGGCCAACCGCCCATCGCCATTCCTTCTGCCCAGTACTGTGCTCTGCAAGCGCATCACACAGCTCTACAAGGATATACGTGAGGAAATCAACAGTCCAGCTTCAGAGAAGGACCAGCACATGTTGCGAGCTATGCTCTACGAGACCCTGATGCTCTTCAACCGAGTGCCTAGGCTTTCGTCATCATCAATGCCTATGGACGAACTGCCCATGATTCGATATGTGGCTCAGTTCCAGCAACTCGTGGAGCACGACTTCCGCGATCAGCACGATGTCGAATACTATGCCGACAAGCTTTGCATCACATCTAACTATCTCAACAAGGTGGTGAAGCAGACACTCGGTATGACGACGAAGCAATTCATCCTCTCGCGCATCATGACCGAAGCCAAGCGCATGCTGGATTATACCTCGCTTTCAGTTGCCGAGATTTCTCAGCAACTCAATTTCGATACATCCACCTATTTCGTCCGCCTCTTCCATCGTGTAGAAGGCGTTACGCCAAGCCAATATCGCGACAAGAACTATTTTTAA
- a CDS encoding alpha/beta hydrolase-fold protein, which yields MNIKGKNINIFGDTSKPLPVVYLHTVRGEGHAVWEQCQKIGTKQFVLVEIDGVNWNNDMSPWPLGKLFPEDEPCGGKAEEWLGILTQEIIPQVETQLHVTKRFIAGYSLAGLFAMWSVYYTYLFDGVISGSGSFWYPDFLDYVHEHEFKKKPESIYLSLGDKEHISKIELLTTIEDNTRSLYEYFQKSGINTIFELNNGNHFQQGAWRMAKGMKWSLKH from the coding sequence ATGAACATTAAAGGCAAGAACATCAATATATTTGGCGACACGAGCAAGCCATTGCCCGTGGTCTATCTGCATACCGTTCGTGGCGAAGGCCATGCCGTATGGGAGCAGTGTCAGAAGATAGGTACCAAACAGTTTGTGCTCGTTGAGATCGATGGTGTTAACTGGAACAACGATATGTCACCATGGCCACTCGGCAAGCTCTTTCCCGAGGATGAGCCTTGTGGAGGTAAGGCGGAGGAATGGCTTGGCATTCTCACACAGGAGATCATCCCACAGGTGGAGACTCAACTCCATGTAACCAAGCGTTTCATTGCTGGCTATTCGCTGGCAGGCCTGTTCGCCATGTGGTCAGTATATTACACTTATCTTTTCGATGGCGTCATCTCGGGTTCAGGTTCGTTCTGGTATCCCGATTTTCTCGACTATGTGCATGAACATGAATTCAAGAAGAAGCCCGAAAGCATCTATCTCTCGCTCGGTGACAAAGAGCACATCTCGAAGATCGAGCTCCTGACAACCATTGAGGACAACACGCGCAGCCTCTATGAATATTTCCAGAAGTCTGGCATCAACACCATATTTGAACTCAACAATGGCAACCACTTCCAGCAAGGAGCATGGCGAATGGCCAAAGGAATGAAGTGGAGCCTTAAACATTGA
- a CDS encoding GNAT family N-acetyltransferase: MGTRIQRATIKELEELMQWRMEVLHHVFSISDDADTTELEAANRRYYEEQLPQGGHIACFARQGSETVGCGGICIYDEMPSPDNPTGRCAYLMNIYCRETYRHQGIGREIVGWLVNEARKQGITKIYLETSTEGRKLYESMDFKDIADMMKL, encoded by the coding sequence ATGGGAACAAGGATTCAAAGGGCAACGATCAAAGAACTGGAGGAACTGATGCAGTGGCGCATGGAAGTGCTGCATCATGTATTTTCGATTTCTGACGATGCCGATACAACGGAGCTCGAGGCAGCCAATCGTCGCTATTACGAGGAGCAGCTGCCGCAGGGAGGACATATAGCTTGTTTTGCCCGTCAAGGAAGTGAGACGGTTGGTTGTGGCGGCATCTGCATCTATGACGAAATGCCTTCGCCCGACAACCCGACAGGGCGTTGCGCCTATCTAATGAACATCTATTGCCGAGAGACTTATCGCCATCAAGGCATAGGTCGGGAGATTGTTGGTTGGCTCGTCAATGAGGCCCGAAAACAAGGCATCACGAAGATCTATCTCGAGACATCGACAGAAGGAAGGAAACTCTATGAGTCGATGGATTTCAAAGATATAGCCGACATGATGAAACTATAA
- a CDS encoding amino acid adenylation domain-containing protein, translated as METIYTLFKQQVNECPDALAVMDNERTLSFKQLDELIDTIASKFLCNNPSFIGIVMDHSIEMIASILAVVKTGAAYIPAEPTFPIERIRYMMKECDIDFLITHEKYAAHINNGFCKLLIERGQEIRTDIQIDDMSTADGKAYVLYTSGTSGEPKGVTVTNKNVCHYVHAFANEFHPKKGDRMLQHSVCSFDIFVEEMFTTLLSGAALCIPTEETKADINKLMQFIEENHITEMSGFPYLLLEMNKLEHIPSSLRLLISGGDVLREKYVTNLLPQALVYDTYGPSETTVCASYYNCNEGHALEDGTYPIGKPVLGVEINIQDEDGNVLKTGETGEICIYGDGVSLGYIGNKPEQANFTADKEGRRMYRSGDLGYILPNGNIAFLHRKDKQVMILGKRVECDEVENLLNTCSEVEKGVVAAYTDSSNLSYLVSYIVPKDKKKFDYNELRRKLSMYLTPFMMPEFFVAMKEMPMTTNGRVDRKALPVVLKEWNI; from the coding sequence ATGGAAACGATTTACACATTATTTAAACAGCAGGTTAACGAGTGCCCTGATGCGCTTGCAGTGATGGATAACGAAAGAACCCTGAGCTTCAAGCAGCTCGATGAACTCATCGACACAATAGCTTCAAAGTTTCTCTGCAATAACCCTTCATTCATCGGCATCGTGATGGACCACAGCATAGAGATGATTGCATCTATACTTGCCGTAGTGAAGACGGGCGCAGCCTATATTCCCGCAGAACCCACATTTCCTATCGAACGCATCCGCTACATGATGAAGGAGTGCGACATCGACTTCCTCATAACTCATGAGAAGTATGCAGCACACATCAACAACGGATTCTGCAAGTTGCTCATCGAGCGCGGACAGGAGATTCGTACAGACATACAGATTGACGACATGTCGACAGCCGACGGTAAAGCTTATGTGCTCTATACATCAGGAACATCCGGTGAACCCAAGGGAGTGACCGTTACCAATAAGAATGTTTGTCATTATGTGCATGCTTTCGCCAATGAATTCCATCCCAAGAAAGGTGACCGCATGCTGCAGCATTCAGTTTGTTCCTTCGATATCTTCGTAGAGGAAATGTTCACCACACTGCTCTCTGGTGCTGCTCTTTGCATACCTACCGAGGAGACTAAGGCTGACATCAACAAGCTGATGCAGTTTATCGAGGAGAACCATATCACAGAGATGAGTGGTTTTCCATATCTATTGCTCGAGATGAATAAGCTGGAGCACATCCCTTCATCTTTGAGATTGCTCATAAGTGGTGGAGACGTGTTGCGTGAGAAGTATGTTACCAACCTGTTGCCTCAGGCATTGGTTTATGATACTTACGGTCCTTCAGAGACTACCGTATGTGCCTCATATTACAACTGTAATGAAGGTCATGCGCTCGAGGACGGTACTTATCCTATCGGCAAACCGGTACTGGGCGTGGAGATCAATATCCAGGACGAGGATGGCAATGTATTGAAAACTGGTGAGACAGGCGAGATCTGCATCTATGGCGACGGCGTTTCGCTGGGTTATATCGGCAACAAACCCGAACAGGCCAACTTCACCGCTGACAAGGAAGGCCGACGGATGTATCGCAGTGGCGACCTAGGTTATATTCTGCCTAATGGCAACATCGCCTTCCTGCACCGTAAGGACAAGCAGGTGATGATCCTCGGCAAGCGGGTGGAATGCGATGAGGTGGAGAACCTGCTCAACACCTGCAGCGAAGTGGAGAAAGGTGTCGTTGCGGCTTATACCGACAGCAGTAACCTCTCGTATCTCGTATCCTACATCGTCCCTAAGGACAAGAAGAAGTTTGATTACAATGAACTTCGCCGCAAACTCTCGATGTATCTCACTCCGTTCATGATGCCAGAGTTCTTCGTGGCCATGAAGGAAATGCCAATGACAACGAATGGAAGGGTTGACCGCAAGGCGCTGCCTGTTGTGCTGAAAGAATGGAACATTTAA
- a CDS encoding ATP-binding protein: MEIKRDIYLKRLVDSRHNDMIKIITGMRRCGKSYLLFTLFYNYLIEEGVEDSHIIQIDLEDRRNKALRDPDALLEYIDGKMADSQMYYILLDEVQHVKEFEDVLNSYLKVKNADVYVTGSNSKFLSKDVITEFRGRGEGIKVSPLCFREFMSVYNGSREQALEEYMTYGGLPKIVTISDETKKMEYLNSLFETVYLTDIKERYKIKNDSDLEELIDVVASSVGGLINPIKIENTFATVKHSKISYNTIKSYLDILQDVFLLEKSVRYDIKGRKYIDTPAKYYFSDIGLRNARINFRQQEVTHLMENMIYNELRIRGLAVDVGVVVINTKNEQGVSQRKQLEVDFVCNQGSKRFYIQSALRLPTEEKREQELRSLKNIDDSFLKFVITEDPIKKYHDDNGVIFMNIYEFLMDGESLKG; this comes from the coding sequence ATGGAAATAAAGCGAGATATCTATTTGAAGAGGCTTGTCGACAGCAGGCATAATGATATGATTAAAATCATAACAGGCATGCGTCGTTGTGGTAAATCCTACCTATTGTTTACTCTTTTCTACAACTACCTAATAGAGGAAGGAGTTGAAGATAGCCATATAATACAAATAGATTTGGAGGATAGACGTAATAAAGCTTTGCGTGATCCAGATGCTCTCTTGGAATATATTGATGGCAAAATGGCAGATAGCCAAATGTACTATATTCTTCTTGATGAAGTGCAGCATGTGAAGGAATTTGAAGATGTCCTTAATAGCTATCTAAAAGTTAAAAATGCGGATGTCTATGTAACGGGAAGTAACTCAAAATTTCTGTCCAAGGATGTTATAACAGAGTTTCGTGGAAGAGGTGAGGGAATAAAGGTATCTCCACTTTGTTTCCGTGAATTTATGTCAGTCTATAATGGTAGCCGAGAACAGGCTTTAGAAGAATACATGACTTATGGGGGCTTGCCTAAAATAGTGACCATCTCCGATGAAACAAAGAAAATGGAATATCTGAATAGCCTTTTTGAGACGGTGTATCTTACAGATATTAAGGAGCGGTACAAAATCAAAAATGACAGTGACTTGGAAGAGTTGATTGATGTTGTAGCTTCATCAGTCGGCGGATTAATTAATCCAATAAAAATTGAGAATACATTTGCAACGGTAAAGCATAGCAAGATTTCATATAATACAATCAAAAGTTATCTTGATATTTTACAAGATGTATTCCTTTTGGAAAAATCGGTTCGTTATGATATAAAGGGCCGTAAGTATATTGACACACCGGCAAAATATTACTTCTCTGATATTGGTTTACGAAATGCCCGTATTAATTTTCGTCAGCAAGAAGTGACACACTTGATGGAAAATATGATTTATAACGAGCTTCGCATTCGTGGTTTGGCTGTAGATGTGGGTGTAGTGGTTATTAATACCAAAAACGAGCAAGGTGTTAGCCAACGCAAACAATTGGAGGTTGATTTCGTATGCAATCAAGGTAGCAAACGATTCTATATTCAATCTGCTCTACGGTTACCAACAGAGGAGAAGCGTGAGCAAGAACTCCGTTCCTTGAAGAATATAGATGATAGTTTCTTAAAGTTTGTAATAACGGAAGATCCAATTAAGAAATACCATGATGACAATGGCGTTATTTTTATGAATATCTATGAATTTTTGATGGATGGAGAGAGCTTAAAAGGTTAA
- a CDS encoding transposase, with the protein MNQSISTVGKVTTNKPIYVNVNKKKSTISFKLHIPHYRQDRVSISGKSYTVELSCTSNNIRCPACGCLSQSLHGHYIRQLQGSEIFNHSLTLLVKTRKFRCRNEHCLRKVFSEDHSCLASPYGRNTLEVEERIREVSLKVTSRTASELLHGQNIFCSQSACLRSAHKELPSKSSNSLPVAIGIDDFAQKKGHIYGSVIVDQMTHRPIAVLPCREGDELEQFLRNNPQIQYITRDRGRNFVEAINRILPGVTQICDRFHLIKNLVDALTEEIASLSRLSVHNQTYSYPSTEECRTKIMEALYGLGDARHRHKLNLFVQADSLIRKGMSISETARQLGVHSQVIWRLVRHHTGKDYMSAQQKSILKHVDELALEISHGCTDIKKLKKKMESKMDTIAISAATIGIRNKIKQELREIRKYNKNITERKNKKQASIRSIRRFILKGESAVQSLTALLKNPLIKQVITLGLRFREMINGNPKQWSLENWIKQAMECDSKAMKTFACGIKADQQAVQNAMDIYLNNGLLEGTVNKIKAIKRQMFNRASYRLLNVKLIAFKT; encoded by the coding sequence ATGAATCAAAGCATATCTACAGTTGGTAAAGTTACTACAAATAAGCCTATTTACGTCAATGTTAACAAAAAGAAATCAACTATTTCTTTTAAACTTCATATTCCCCATTATCGCCAGGATAGAGTCTCTATAAGTGGAAAATCATATACTGTAGAATTGTCCTGTACCTCTAATAATATCCGCTGTCCGGCCTGTGGTTGTTTGAGTCAAAGCTTACATGGGCACTATATACGCCAACTTCAGGGTTCAGAGATCTTTAATCATTCCCTAACTCTATTGGTCAAAACCCGCAAATTTCGTTGCCGAAATGAGCATTGTCTCCGCAAGGTCTTTAGTGAGGACCATTCCTGCCTGGCTTCTCCCTATGGCCGCAACACTCTGGAGGTAGAGGAACGTATCCGTGAAGTATCTCTAAAAGTCACATCCCGTACTGCTAGTGAGCTTTTACACGGGCAGAACATCTTCTGCAGTCAATCTGCCTGTCTACGGAGTGCTCACAAGGAATTGCCCTCAAAAAGTAGTAATTCTCTACCTGTGGCTATAGGTATAGATGACTTTGCACAGAAGAAAGGGCATATATATGGGAGTGTTATTGTAGACCAGATGACCCATCGTCCCATTGCGGTACTTCCTTGCCGGGAAGGGGATGAATTAGAGCAGTTCTTGCGAAATAATCCTCAGATACAATATATAACCCGAGACCGGGGGCGAAACTTTGTTGAAGCTATTAATCGTATCCTACCCGGTGTTACCCAAATCTGTGACAGATTCCATTTGATAAAGAATCTGGTGGATGCTCTGACGGAAGAAATAGCCTCATTATCGCGGCTAAGTGTACATAACCAAACTTATTCTTATCCCTCCACGGAAGAATGCAGAACCAAAATCATGGAAGCTCTTTATGGCCTGGGGGATGCCAGACATCGACATAAACTGAACCTGTTTGTGCAAGCAGATAGCCTTATCAGAAAAGGAATGAGCATTTCAGAAACAGCCCGCCAATTAGGAGTGCATTCACAGGTTATCTGGCGTTTGGTACGTCACCATACAGGCAAGGATTATATGTCTGCGCAGCAAAAGAGTATATTAAAACATGTCGATGAACTGGCTTTGGAAATCAGCCATGGATGTACGGATATAAAGAAATTGAAGAAGAAAATGGAAAGCAAAATGGATACGATTGCAATCTCGGCTGCCACGATAGGAATCAGAAACAAAATAAAGCAAGAGCTACGGGAAATCAGGAAATATAACAAAAATATAACTGAAAGGAAAAACAAAAAACAAGCATCAATAAGGAGTATACGGAGATTTATATTGAAAGGGGAATCCGCCGTGCAAAGTCTTACTGCTTTATTGAAGAATCCATTAATAAAACAGGTCATAACATTAGGATTGAGATTCAGGGAAATGATAAATGGAAATCCCAAGCAATGGTCTCTGGAAAATTGGATAAAACAGGCTATGGAATGTGATTCAAAAGCCATGAAGACATTTGCTTGTGGAATAAAAGCAGACCAACAAGCGGTGCAAAATGCAATGGATATTTATTTGAACAACGGACTCTTGGAAGGAACTGTCAATAAAATAAAGGCCATCAAAAGGCAGATGTTTAATAGGGCAAGCTATAGACTACTTAATGTCAAACTCATTGCGTTTAAAACCTAA
- the ltrA gene encoding group II intron reverse transcriptase/maturase: MQNAKPHEISKYLIMEAFQKVKANHGSAGIDGISISDFEKNLKDNLYKIWNRMSSGCYFPPSVRLVEIPKPNGDKRPLGVPTVGDRVAQMAAVMILEPQVEPCFHEDSYAYRPKRSAHDAIAKARKRCWKYDWVLDMDISKFFDTIDHELLMKAVRLHTDCQWVLLYIERWLKVPYELKDGSRIERDKGVPQGSVIGPVLANFFLHYVFDMWMTRHHADVPFERYADDTICHCSTKSQVEALQISVQQRFAECKLALNEDKTRIVYCKDNRRKEKHEVISFDFLGYTFRPRKAIDKKGVPFTGYLPAISNKSISGIREKIRSWKLKRHTFHTLEMLADYINPVLRGWISYYGKFYPTRLKWLLEEVNGHLARWVMAKYKRYRRKLSRAYDWLGNISERERNLFYHWQWGVKPPSNIRKSLKV; the protein is encoded by the coding sequence ATGCAAAATGCAAAACCTCATGAGATTTCAAAGTATTTAATTATGGAAGCTTTCCAAAAAGTGAAAGCTAACCATGGGAGTGCGGGAATAGATGGTATATCGATTAGTGATTTTGAGAAGAATCTCAAGGACAATCTTTATAAGATCTGGAACCGCATGAGTTCGGGCTGTTACTTCCCTCCCTCGGTCAGATTGGTAGAAATACCAAAACCGAATGGAGATAAACGCCCTTTAGGTGTACCAACCGTTGGAGACAGAGTAGCTCAGATGGCAGCAGTCATGATACTTGAACCACAAGTAGAGCCCTGTTTTCATGAGGATTCCTATGCTTATCGGCCAAAACGTTCCGCACACGATGCCATTGCCAAGGCTCGCAAGCGTTGCTGGAAGTATGACTGGGTATTGGATATGGATATTAGCAAGTTCTTTGATACGATTGACCATGAGTTATTGATGAAAGCAGTAAGATTACACACAGATTGTCAGTGGGTGCTGCTTTACATTGAACGCTGGTTGAAAGTGCCTTATGAACTTAAAGATGGTAGTCGGATAGAACGAGATAAAGGTGTTCCGCAAGGTTCAGTTATCGGTCCTGTTCTAGCCAACTTCTTTCTGCATTATGTCTTTGATATGTGGATGACCAGACATCATGCTGATGTTCCTTTTGAACGCTATGCGGATGATACCATCTGCCATTGTTCTACCAAATCTCAGGTTGAAGCACTGCAAATCTCCGTTCAACAAAGATTTGCTGAGTGCAAATTGGCCTTGAATGAAGATAAAACAAGGATTGTTTACTGTAAAGACAATCGTAGGAAAGAAAAACACGAAGTTATTTCGTTTGATTTCCTTGGATATACCTTTCGTCCCCGAAAGGCGATAGATAAGAAAGGGGTGCCCTTTACAGGTTATTTGCCTGCAATCAGTAATAAGTCAATCAGTGGTATCCGTGAAAAGATTCGTAGCTGGAAACTTAAAAGGCATACGTTTCATACACTGGAGATGTTGGCTGACTATATAAATCCTGTGCTTCGGGGATGGATAAGCTACTATGGTAAATTTTATCCCACCCGACTTAAATGGTTATTAGAAGAAGTAAATGGGCACTTAGCCCGATGGGTAATGGCCAAATATAAGCGTTATCGTAGGAAACTATCCCGCGCTTATGACTGGTTGGGTAATATCTCCGAAAGGGAGAGAAATCTATTTTACCATTGGCAGTGGGGTGTAAAGCCTCCTTCTAATATACGGAAATCTCTTAAAGTTTGA